CAGGGCGGCCAGGCCGCGGCGTCCGAGATCAACCGTGCCGTGGACCGCCTGGCCGAGGCCGACCCGGCGCTGCCGGTGGTGGGGGTGCGCACATCCACGGTCCTCGCCGGCACCGACAGCGCGGTGGCCGCGCGGATCGCCGCCGGCTTCGCCGAGATCGCGGCGCAGGCCCTGGACCGCCTGCCCGGCGGCGCGGGGCTCTACACCAGCGGCGGTGACATCACGCTGGCGGTCTGCCGCCGGCTCGGGGCGGGCGCCATCGAGCTGAAGGCGGAGGTCCTGCCCCTGGCCGTCCACGGCCACCTGGTGGGCGGGCTGCGCCCCGGCGTCTCCATCGTGACCAAGGGCGGGCTGGTCGGCGACCGCATGGCCGCCGTCACCTGCGTCCGACACATCCTGAACGCCCAATAACATCCCCCGGGGAGGAAACGAACTTGCACAACCGTCCTCTGATCGGCATCACCATGGGCGACCCCGCCTCCATCGGGCCGGAGATCGTCGCCAAGTCCCTGGCCAACCCCGAGCTGTACGCCCTCTGCCGTCCCCTGGTGATCGGCGACGCCCGGGTGATGGCCCGCGCCTTCGCCACCACCGGCGTCAACCTGGCCGTCCGCATGGTCGCATCCCCGGCCGAGGGGCGTTACGAACACGGCACCATCGACCTGATCGACCTGCACAACGTGGACGTGGACACGCTGGCCTGGGGCCGCGTGCAGGCGCAGGCCGGGCGGGCCGCCTTCGACTACATCGTGCGCTCGATCGAGCTGGCCAAGGCCGGCGCGATCGACGCCGTTACCACCGCCCCGATCAACAAGGAGGCGCTGAAGGCCGCCGGGATCGACTTCATCGGCCACACCGAGATCTACGGCGACCTGACGGGCACCGAAGACCCGCTGACCCTGTTCGAGACCAAGGGGCTCCGGATCTTCTTCCTCACCCGCCACGTCTCGCTGGCCCAGGCCTGCCGGATGATCACGCGGGCGCGCACGCTCGACTACCTCCGCCGCTGCAGCAGGGCGCTGGAGCAGCTCGGGGTGAGCAAGCCCCGTCTGGCCGTGGCGGCGCTCAACCCCCACGCCGGCGAGCACGGCCTCTTCGGCGACGAGGAGGTCCGGGAGCTGGAGCCCGCCATCGCCGACGCCCGGGCCGAGGGCATCGACGCCAGCGGGCCCCACCCCGCCGACTCGGTCTTCTGGCACGCCGCCCGGGGCCGGTTCGACGCCGTGCTCAGCCTCTACCACGACCAGGGGCACATCGCCGCCAAGATGTACGACTTCGAGCGGACGGTCTCCATCACCGCCGGCCTGCCCTTCCTGCGCACCTCGGTGGACCACGGCACCGCCTTCGACATCGCCGGCACCGGCCAGGCCAGCGCGGTCAGCATGGAGGAGGCCATCCGCGTGGCCGCCCGCTACGCGGCGTCGTTCCGCCGCTCCCGGTAATCCGGGGGAGTACCCCGTCAGCATAGAGACCACATCTGCCAGAGGAGGTCGCAGCACATGCCAGAGGTCTCGGGTTCCCAGATGCTCATCGGCCTGGTGATCGGCATCGCACTGCTGGTGATCCTGATCCTGCGGACCAAGATCCACGCGTTCCCGGCCATGATCATCGCAGCATCTGTCATCGGCCTCGTGGGCGGCATGGACCCCATCGCCGTCAGCAAGTCCATCACCACCGCCTTCGGCAACACGCTGGGCAGCATCGGCCTGGTGATCGGCTTCGGCGTCATGATGGGCCGCATCCTCGAGGTGTCGGGCGCCGCGGAGCGGATGGCCTCATTCTTCCTCAAGTACCTGGGCCGCCGGCACCCTGAGTGGGCCCTGGCGCTGACGGGCTACTTCACCTCCATCCCCATCTTCTGCGACTCGGGCTTCGTCGTGCTGAGCCCCCTGGCCAAGGCGCTCTCCCGCCAGAGCCGCAAGTCGGTGCTGACGCTGGGCGTGTCGCTGGCTATCGGCCTGGTGGCCACCCACCACCTGGTGCCGCCGACCCCGGGGCCCCTGGGCACCGCCGGCATCTTCCAGGCGGACATCGGCAAGATGGTCCTCTGGGGCATCGTCTTCGCCATCCCGGTCATGGCCGTGGGCATCGCCTACGCCACCTGGCTCGGCCGCCGCATCTACCAGCTGCCCACGGAGGACGGCGAGGGCTGGGAGCGCAAGGAGTGGCGGCCCGAGCTGGAGGCGGCCATCGAGATCGCCGACCGGCCTGACCTGCCGGGCACCGGCCTCTCCTTCGCCCCCATCCTGGTGCCGATCGTCCTGATCCTCTTCAACACGGTCCTCTCGGCCCTGAAGGCCACCGGCACGTGGGCCACGGTCCTGATCTTCCTGGGCCAGCCGATCATCGCCGTCCTCATCGGCCTCCTGATCGCCATCTACGGCCTGGGCGCCAAGATCGCACGCAAGGACATCCTCAGGGAGATGGAGAAGGGCGTGCAGTCGGCCGGCATCATCCTGCTGGTCACCGGCGCCGGCGGCGCCCTGGGCCAGATCCTGCGCGACAGCGGCACCGGCGACTGCCTCGCCCAGGCCATCGCCGGCACCGCCCTTCCCGCCATCCTGCTGCCCTTCATCGTCGCCACCTGCGTCCGCCTGATCCAGGGCTCCGGCACGGTCGCGATGCTCACGGCCGCCTCCATCACCGCGCCGATCCTGGCCAACCTCGGCGTCAACCCGGTCTTCGCCGCCCAGTCGGCCTCCATGGGCGCCTTCGTGTTCAGCTACTTCAACGACTCCTTCTACTGGGTGGTCAACCGCCTGCAGGGCATCGAGGACGTGAGGGAGCAGATCATGACCTGGTCTGTGCCCACCACCCTCGCCTGGCTCACCTCGGGCATCATGCTGGTGATCGTAAACGGGATCTTCGGCTAGGCGATGGGGTAACCAAAACCGCCACCCCGGTGCGGGTGGCGGTTTTCGTTATCCGTGGCCCCGGCTGATGTCTCACCGCAGCGCCAGGGCGGTGCTGAGGTCAAACGTGACGCACATCTCGCCCCAGCGGCTCTCCCACGTGCGGGGATAGGGAATCTTGGCGGCGAGCCGGCGGATCGCGTAGTTCTCGGCCAGCATGTACGCCTGAAGGCGGGTGAACCCCATCTCCCGGGCGACCTCCACCAGCTGCTCGGCCAGCTTCGTGCCGATGCCCTCCCGCTGGCAGTCGTCCCGCACGAGGAAGGCGATCTCGGCGGTCTCCTCGTCCACGCGGCCCAGCTCGGCGACGCCGACCACCTCACCCCTGCTCAGGGCCAGGAGCACCGCCTGGTCGTCGGGGTCGCCCCCGCAGAGGCGCGCGGCCTCCCGCTCCCCCGAGACGGACAGGCCCGAGCTGCAGTAGCGCAGGTAGAGCGTCTCGGCCGTGAGGCACCGGTACATGTCGGCGATCAGCGGGGCATCCGCGGGGGTGCACGGCCGGATGGTGACGGTGCGCCCGGTTCGGGACACGAACCGGACAGCCGGGTGGTGCAGCGTGGCGGCCATGCGCATCCCTCCTTTCGCCGGGCCCTGCGGTATTGCGGGCCTTGAACCCCATGGCGTCTCCGCCGTCGGGAACGCGAATTGTGACGCTTTTCACTTATAGTGTAGCCTGTCCCCGTTCTTCCTGCCATAACACCTCAGAGGGGTTCTCCCCCCCTCCGTTCGGACGTGACCCCTTCCCACGGTAGGATGATCAGGGGAGCCAGGCCGCATTCTGACGCGGGCACCCCGGGCTCACCGGCGGCCGACTGCCGGGTCTCACCTGCGCTGGAGCCGCTCCGCGGTTGACGCCGGGCGAGTCTTCTCTATAATTCGACCATATAACCGTAGGGCGACCGGGACAGGTCATGGGCGAGGGCTCCCCAGCCTCTGATGGGGCGGTGACCGCCTGCTCTGCCCAGTGGCCAGCGACGTCGCTGTACGGCGCCCGCGGCGCGTACGTCACCGGCCACTCCCGGGAGGCCAGTGCGCCCGTGCCCATGACGAACACCCAGTTCTGACCCTCTTGCAGCCTGCCCTCCAGCGTGTACCGCCCGTCCACACCGGCGACGGCGGTCGCCTGCGCCTCGTCGTTCACGACCAGCGTCACCTGCATCCCGGCCGGTGCGGTGCCGGAGACGGTCAGCCGGTCTGCGCGCCTCGCCGCCGCACGGCTCCGCTCAGAACCCGTAGATCGTCATCCCGCCGTCCACCATCAGCGCCTGGCCGGTCACGTAGCTCGACGCCTCGGACGCCAGGAAGACCACCGGCCCCACCAGCTCCTTCAGGTCGCCGATGCGGCGCATGGGCGTGCGGGCCAGGATCTCCGCCACGTACTGCTCGTCCTGCAGGAGCTTCTCCGTGAGCGGCGTGCGGAAGTACCACGGGCCGATGGCGTTCACCGTCACCCCGAACCGCGCCCACTCCATCGCCAGGATGCGGGTCATGTGCAGCAGCCCCGCCTTGCTGGCGCCGTAGGCGACCCCGGTGCGCAGCGCCACCGCGCCGCCCACCGAGGCGACGTTGATCACCCGGCCGTACCCGGCCGCGCACATGTGCCGCCCCACCGTCTGGGCGACCAGGAAGGGTCCCTTCAGGTTGGTCTCCACCACCCGGTCCCAGTCCTGCTCCGCCACCTCCAGCGCCGGCTTGCGGATGTTGATGCCCGCGTTGTTCACCAGGATATCGATCCTGCCGAGCGCCGCGAGGGCGGCCTCCACCGCCGCCGTCACCTGCTCCCGGCTCGTGACGTCCGCCGTCACCGCCAGCGCCCGGCGGCCCTTCGCCCGGATCTCCCGGGCCGCCGCCTCCACCTCGGCCCCGGTCTGCGCCAGGCAGACCACGTCCGCCCCGGCCTCGGCCAGTCCCAGCGCCAGGGCGCGGCCAATGCCGCGGCCGGCACCGGTCACCAGCGCCACCCGTCCGTCCAGCGAGAACATCTGCACCGTCCCTTCCGTCCTTTCGTCGAATGCGTTTGGTAGATTCCTTCTCCGTTGACCCGGGCTGTCCCTCGCCCCGGCGGAGGGGCGGGCGGGCGCCGCCAGGGTCTTCCGGCGTGCGCCTGCCCTCGATCTGCAGGACCTCTGCTGGCGGAGGGATCCTTCAACCCTGGACATCGGGAAAACAGGGCACCTATTTTGCGGCGATTCGTGGGAGGAACTCCCCATATCTCCCGCCAGGACTACCCCCAGGGAGTATCAGAGCCGGGTCAACCGGGGTCTTACCCCCTGGAAGGGCCCCTGGACGCCCGTTTCGGCCGGGGGTCGGCGACCCGCCGGGGAAATATGGGGAGATTCTCCCTATATCTCGCCCGAAAATACTGTGCCATTTTCCCCATATCTCCCGGCGGGCCCCGTGTACCCCCTTCATCTCCCCTGTATCGAGGGATCAGGCGCCCGGCACGCTGCGTGTCGCCTCAGCAAGTCCGGCAACGGCTCATTGGGTGGGTAAGCGCAGCACATGTGGAAGAGCCGCCGTCCCCTCTCGGGAGACGGCGGCACATGGCAATCAGCTGTGCATGACCACGGGGCGGCTGATGTCCACCGTCACCAGCAACTCGCCCCGGCTCCGCTCGTATGCAACCGTGTACGGCAGCTTGGACGCGATCCGGCGGACGGCGTGGTTGTCAGGCAACGTGTAAGCCTGGATCCGCGCAACCCCCATCACCCTGGCAACCCCTATCATGTGCAGCGCCAGGGCGGTCCCCATCCCGTCGCCCTGGCAGTCGTCGCGCACCAGCAGGGCGATCTCGGCGGTCTCACCTTCCACCCGGCCGAGCTCACCGATGCCGACCACCTCGCCCCCGCACAGGGCCAGGACCACCGCCCGATGCTCGGGGTCTGCACTGCAGAGTCGTGCGGCCTCGGACTCGCCCGTAATGGCGGGGCTGCAGCTGCAGTAGCGCATGTAGAGCGTATCGCGCGAGAGGCACTGGTACATGGCGGCGATGAACGGTGCGTCATCGGGAGTGCATGGCCGGAGGGTCACGGTGCGTCCGGACTTCGAGACGAACGGAACGGCCTCGTGCTGTACGGCGGCGGCCATGGTCACCCCTCCTTCCGGCAGGCTGTAGCGATAGTTGTGACTGATTTCACTTATACTGCGATACGTTGTCCGGGGCTCTTCCATGGTACATCAGCAGGGATCTGCCGTGCAACGGTGTCCCTGTTCCCGCCTCCGTCCGGTTGAGGAGGCGAGCCTGAACCCCGTGCCGGCGCGAACATCTGGGCGTCCCCGCACGTCCAAGTTCGATGTGGTCCTGTAATTGTGCCCAATCCTGCTAAGAGGGGAGACCGTCGATGCCAGAATCACCTCGCCCCATCGGCCGCCGCATCGTCGTGGTCGGCACAACCGGCTCCGGCAAGACCACCCTGGCCCGGCAGCTGGCCCAGCGCCTCGGCTGCCCCCACGTCGAGGCCGACGTGCTCTTCTGGGGCCCGCACTGGACCAAGACCCCCGTTGACGAGTTTCGCACTCAGGTGGATCGGGCCACCGCCGGCGACTGCTGGACGTTTGACGGCAACTACAGCAAGGTGCGGGACATCACCTGGGGCCGGGCCGACACCCTGGTCTGGCTGGACTACCCGCTTCCGCTGGTGCTGTGGCGGCTCCTCCGCCGGACGATCCGGCGGAGCCTGAATCTGGAGCAGCTGTGGAACGGGAACCGCGAGACGCTCTGGCACCACCTGTTCACCCGGGACTCGCTCTTCCTCTGGGCCCTGCAGACCCACGGCCGCTACCGCCGGGAGTACCCGCTGCTCCTGCAGCGACCGGAGTACGCACACCTCGCCGTCATCCGGCTGCGCTCACCTGGGGCGACGGCGGCATGGCTGGCTTCGCTCAAGACCCGCCCCCGGCAGGCGAAGGGCAGCGACTCCTATCCTGCGGCGGACAGCGACTCCTGTACGGGATAGAGGCGGGCGCTCGCAACGGCGAGCGCCCGCAACCGTCCAGCCCCGTGTACCGTACCTTCGCCCGGCGGTCCGCCGCCGGGCAGCGTGGTAACGTCCGGCAGCGTCAGCGCAGCTCCGCCGGTGCCCCCCACGCCTCGAACCCGGCCCGGTGGCTGAGCAGCAGCACCTGCCGCTCCCGGGCCAGCCCGTCCAGCGCCGCCCGGATGTGCTCCAGCCGCTCGTCGTCGCAGTTGAGGAACGGGTCGTCGAAGACGAAGGGCAGCCGGACCTCCTCGGCGATCAGATCGCCGACGGCCAGGCGCAGGGCCAGGTAGAGCTGGTCCTGGGCGCCCTTGCTCAGCTGCGCCGGCGCCAGCACGGAGCCGTCCGGCTCCACCACGCTGACGGCGAAATCCTCGCTCAGCCGCACCCG
This DNA window, taken from Symbiobacterium terraclitae, encodes the following:
- the pdxA gene encoding 4-hydroxythreonine-4-phosphate dehydrogenase PdxA; this encodes MHNRPLIGITMGDPASIGPEIVAKSLANPELYALCRPLVIGDARVMARAFATTGVNLAVRMVASPAEGRYEHGTIDLIDLHNVDVDTLAWGRVQAQAGRAAFDYIVRSIELAKAGAIDAVTTAPINKEALKAAGIDFIGHTEIYGDLTGTEDPLTLFETKGLRIFFLTRHVSLAQACRMITRARTLDYLRRCSRALEQLGVSKPRLAVAALNPHAGEHGLFGDEEVRELEPAIADARAEGIDASGPHPADSVFWHAARGRFDAVLSLYHDQGHIAAKMYDFERTVSITAGLPFLRTSVDHGTAFDIAGTGQASAVSMEEAIRVAARYAASFRRSR
- a CDS encoding GntP family permease, producing the protein MPEVSGSQMLIGLVIGIALLVILILRTKIHAFPAMIIAASVIGLVGGMDPIAVSKSITTAFGNTLGSIGLVIGFGVMMGRILEVSGAAERMASFFLKYLGRRHPEWALALTGYFTSIPIFCDSGFVVLSPLAKALSRQSRKSVLTLGVSLAIGLVATHHLVPPTPGPLGTAGIFQADIGKMVLWGIVFAIPVMAVGIAYATWLGRRIYQLPTEDGEGWERKEWRPELEAAIEIADRPDLPGTGLSFAPILVPIVLILFNTVLSALKATGTWATVLIFLGQPIIAVLIGLLIAIYGLGAKIARKDILREMEKGVQSAGIILLVTGAGGALGQILRDSGTGDCLAQAIAGTALPAILLPFIVATCVRLIQGSGTVAMLTAASITAPILANLGVNPVFAAQSASMGAFVFSYFNDSFYWVVNRLQGIEDVREQIMTWSVPTTLAWLTSGIMLVIVNGIFG
- a CDS encoding GNAT family N-acetyltransferase yields the protein MAATLHHPAVRFVSRTGRTVTIRPCTPADAPLIADMYRCLTAETLYLRYCSSGLSVSGEREAARLCGGDPDDQAVLLALSRGEVVGVAELGRVDEETAEIAFLVRDDCQREGIGTKLAEQLVEVAREMGFTRLQAYMLAENYAIRRLAAKIPYPRTWESRWGEMCVTFDLSTALALR
- a CDS encoding SDR family NAD(P)-dependent oxidoreductase, translating into MFSLDGRVALVTGAGRGIGRALALGLAEAGADVVCLAQTGAEVEAAAREIRAKGRRALAVTADVTSREQVTAAVEAALAALGRIDILVNNAGINIRKPALEVAEQDWDRVVETNLKGPFLVAQTVGRHMCAAGYGRVINVASVGGAVALRTGVAYGASKAGLLHMTRILAMEWARFGVTVNAIGPWYFRTPLTEKLLQDEQYVAEILARTPMRRIGDLKELVGPVVFLASEASSYVTGQALMVDGGMTIYGF
- a CDS encoding GNAT family N-acetyltransferase — its product is MAAAVQHEAVPFVSKSGRTVTLRPCTPDDAPFIAAMYQCLSRDTLYMRYCSCSPAITGESEAARLCSADPEHRAVVLALCGGEVVGIGELGRVEGETAEIALLVRDDCQGDGMGTALALHMIGVARVMGVARIQAYTLPDNHAVRRIASKLPYTVAYERSRGELLVTVDISRPVVMHS
- a CDS encoding AAA family ATPase; this encodes MPESPRPIGRRIVVVGTTGSGKTTLARQLAQRLGCPHVEADVLFWGPHWTKTPVDEFRTQVDRATAGDCWTFDGNYSKVRDITWGRADTLVWLDYPLPLVLWRLLRRTIRRSLNLEQLWNGNRETLWHHLFTRDSLFLWALQTHGRYRREYPLLLQRPEYAHLAVIRLRSPGATAAWLASLKTRPRQAKGSDSYPAADSDSCTG